One window of Dendropsophus ebraccatus isolate aDenEbr1 chromosome 13, aDenEbr1.pat, whole genome shotgun sequence genomic DNA carries:
- the WDR89 gene encoding WD repeat-containing protein 89, whose translation MEALEEQLSHLNIAKRSAMKDSATYILDIDVSKLSEEQNTQTVAILCSDKTIRLYNKETMTCLREYNAHPGVLSGVRFSHTNSNLVFSACNDATVRLWDARESGTGAVQEYTGYPSNVFISFDISCNDLVVCAGTEKVEDDAFLVFWDGRYTPNTESKEPLGAYSESHNDDVTQIRFHPSNPSLVATGSTDGLVNVFDINENNEDDALTATCNSESSVNVIGWAGRDYKQVYCLTHDEGFLWWDLAQVDTEEPITLSKVEDMRESVSGCNIDYLIDGVYHEREDTLLLLGGTHNGDISLLSCGLDKVTHVRTLTGGHTSTVRSVYWCEGHDSLITGGEDAQLLLWKQSKTIVKDSFPKKRDSMKMASSVQQRVRVHNNKSFLTKQNDHH comes from the coding sequence ATGGAAGCGTTAGAAGAACAGCTTTCACATCTTAACATAGCAAAGCGTTCAGCCATGAAAGACAGCGCGACTTACATACTTGACATTGACGTGTCGAAATTGTCGGAGGAACAAAACACTCAGACAGTTGCAATTTTGTGCTCAGATAAAACAATTAGATTATATAACAAGGAAACCATGACCTGTCTTCGGGAATATAATGCACATCCCGGTGTGCTGAGCGGTGTGCGCTTCTCCCACACAAACAGCAATCTGGTGTTCTCTGCCTGCAACGATGCTACTGTAAGACTTTGGGACGCTCGGGAGTCTggtactggagctgtacaggagTATACTGGTTACCCATCCAATGTCTTCATCAGCTTTGATATTAGCTGTAATGATCTTGTCGTCTGTGCCGGCACGGAAAAAGTGGAAGATGATGCGTTTCTGGTCTTCTGGGATGGAAGATACACTCCGAACACAGAATCTAAAGAGCCTCTCGGAGCTTATTCAGAGTCCCACAATGATGACGTCACTCAAATTCGCTTTCATCCATCCAACCCAAGCCTGGTGGCCACTGGTTCCACAGATGGCCTGGTAAATGTGTTTGATATCAATGAAAATAATGAAGACGATGCACTAACTGCTACCTGCAATTCTGAGTCCTCTGTGAATGTCATTGGGTGGGCAGGAAGAGATTATAAGCAAGTGTATTGCTTGACACACGATGAAGGGTTCCTATGGTGGGATCTGGCCCAGGTGGACACAGAGGAGCCGATCACACTCTCTAAAGTAGAGGATATGAGGGAGAGTGTTAGTGGGTGTAATATTGACTATCTCATTGATGGTGTCTATCATGAAAGAGAGGACACTTTGCTGCTCCTTGGAGGGACTCACAATGGTGACATCAGTTTGCTCAGCTGTGGTTTAGATAAAGTCACACATGTAAGAACCCTAACTGGAGGACACACTAGTACTGTGCGCTCTGTGTACTGGTGTGAAGGCCATGACTCTCTAATAACTGGTGGGGAAGATGCTCAACTACTGTTATGGAAACAGTCAAAGACTATAGTCAAAGACTCATTCCCTAAGAAGAGGGACTCCATGAAAATGGCTTCCTCGGTGCAGCAGAGGGTTCGCGTgcacaataataaatcatttttgacCAAGCAAAATGATCATCATTAG